A stretch of the Musa acuminata AAA Group cultivar baxijiao chromosome BXJ2-7, Cavendish_Baxijiao_AAA, whole genome shotgun sequence genome encodes the following:
- the LOC103990289 gene encoding uncharacterized protein LOC103990289, whose amino-acid sequence MATTATIASKMGFTEEEMAVDEGLGYPKAYAKLCRSPSVLSAYAQGPPFAFLPYTLQPQEALRARDWSQMFPVTDPEAIPSVNPRGFVNLLWKRLDHLGNAGFDPALFRVDTYGNVLYLHADSASPLAWDIDHWFPCSRGGRTVPSNLRLLQWQVWKKKHNKLEFLIPWWDLQLGISVNQFLSIFASRNSDFRSRAFSFLFCDGGSEELNALQAVESHHFPQHFIEMERQVGLGPAAIVSSRRSFHASVLRPIDANRHLRHNYPLLAARKFTREEEDAHSMATHSYKPLVSKENTNPDMDTCDSNPYLSIAMARDSLRQREEAKKKQAEISRLEDELNELKQKNEEDRVALQELETLLVKRRRRVEKCRRLAEAQSSYKALLEKMIRDAMHQSVVYKEQVRLNQTATSALMARLEAQRALCDSSEKELRRKFKQRDEIEKQIRPVWELRKRSRMDETLLEEGRNESIRLLCTRRTRTTPLTKELRKFLEEEQKASEAGLSLGEDGGEETEESATTGSSQKEKPAVPQSQKNEEAEEHRSVIDEKLKQLATNDGHLSQTSESEQQSFLHRGSQEEGYKASGAGNDIMLLNDKPRDVAAEEKVKPPILKIKIPKPRSPRKEEEEEDGDDGNSNQIGKRNVDKWLEILLDGFEEGSPQKKPDAPEDNQDESVCKMNSAHPHKQIKFLRLKPLEEKAGTARNPITEQKTNSSKSRHGEDSSNASKEEVTGSRKSFEVKDPRSESSRGFRSLPSSPSMILGMRRGVDCIGRKPQVMGDDNNGNESVVSTNSSKFIKSCSRAIKRAMNI is encoded by the exons ATGGCGACAACGGCAACAATAGCAAGCAAGATGGGGTTCACGGAGGAAGAGATGGCCGTCGATGAAGGCCTTGGCTACCCGAAGGCTTACGCGAAGCTTTGCAGGAGCCCCAGCGTGCTCAGCGCCTACGCCCAGGGACCCCCTTTTGCGTTCCTTCCTTACACCTTGCAGCCCCAGGAG GCTCTGAGAGCGAGGGACTGGAGTCAGATGTTCCCGGTCACTGATCCAGAGGCGATTCCTTCTGTTAATCCTAGAGGCTTCGTCAATCTCCTTTGGAAGCGGCTTGACCATCTTGG GAATGCTGGATTTGATCCTGCATTGTTTCGAGTAGACACATACGGCAATGTTCTATACCTGCATGCGGATTCGGCTTCGCCACTTGCGTGGGATATCGATCACTGGTTTCCTTGTTCGA GAGGAGGAAGAACAGTTCCTAGCAATCTAAGGCTGCTGCAATGGCAAGTGTGGAAGAAGAAGCACAACAAGCTGGAGTTTCTCATCCCATGGTGGGATCTCCAATTGGGCATCTCTGTGAACCAGTTCCTCTCGATTTTTGCTTCTCGGAACTCGGATTTCAG GAGTAGAGCATTTTCTTTTCTGTTCTGCGATGGAGGAAGCGAGGAGCTAAACGCACTGCAGGCTGTCGAATCCCATCATTTTCCGCAGCATTTCATTGAGATGGAGCGACAAGTTGGGCTTGGTCCTGCTGCCATTGTCTCATCAAGAAGAAGTTTTCATGCATCAGTGCTGAGACCCATTGATGCAAATAGACATCTGAGGCACAACTATCCTCTACTTG CTGCAAGGAAATTCaccagagaagaagaagatgctcatAGCATGGCAACACATAGCTATAAACCCCTTGTCTCCAAGGAAAACACTAACCCTGATATGGATACTTGCGATAGCAACCCTTATTTGTCCATAGCAATGGCCAGAGACTCACTGAGGCAGAGAGAAGAGGCTAAGAAAAAACAAGCTGAGATAAGTCGCTTGGAAGATGAGCTGAACGAGTTGAAGCAGAAGAACGAAGAAGACCGAGTTGCTCTTCAGGAGCTGGAAACTCTTCTCGTCAAACGGAGACGAAGAGTCGAGAaatgtcggaggctcgcggaggcaCAGTCTTCATACAAGGCTTTACTGGAGAAGATGATTCGGGATGCCATGCACCA GAGCGTTGTCTACAAGGAGCAGGTTAGGCTGAACCAGACTGCAACAAGTGCTCTAATGGCAAGATTGGAGGCGCAGAGAGCACTGTGTGATTCCTCAGAGAAAGAACTCCGTCGGAAATTTAAGCAAAGAGATGAGATTGAGAAACAGATAAGGCCTGTGTGGGAGCTAAGAAAAAGATCACGTATGGATGAGACCCTTTTGGAGGAAGGGCGCAACGAAAGCATTCGACTGTTATGCACAAGGAGGACAAGGACTACTCCTCTAACGAAGGAGCTGAGGAagtttctagaggaagagcagAAGGCTTCTGAAGCTGGTCTATCTCTTGGTGAAGATGGAGGAGAAGAGACAGAGGAAAGTGCAACGACTGGCAGTTCACAAAAGGAGAAGCCTGCTGTTCCTCAGAGCCAGAAGAACGAGGAAGCAGAAGAGCATAGAAGTGTGATCGATGAGAAGCTTAAGCAATTAGCAACAAATGATGGACATTTGAGCCAGACTAGTGAATCAGAGCAGCAAAGTTTCTTGCATCGAGGCTCTCAAGAAGAAGGATATAAGGCATCTGGAGCTGGGAATGATATCATGTTGCTCAATGACAAGCCCAGGGACGTAGCAGCAGAAGAGAAAGTAAAGCCTCCTATACTGAAGATAAAGATCCCAAAACCTCGAAGCCctcgcaaagaagaagaagaagaagatggtgatGATGGGAACAGCAATCAAATCGGGAAACGAAATGTAGATAAATGGCTCGAAATCCTTTTGGATGGCTTTGAGGAAGGCTCACCCCAAAAGAAGCCCGATGCTCCAGAAGATAACCAGGATGAATCTGTCTGCAAGATGAACTCCGCTCACCCGCATAAACAAATCAAATTCTTAAGGCTCAAACCATTAGAAGAAAAAGCAGGTACTGCTCGAAACCCAATCACTGAGCAAAAAACCAATTCAAGCAAGAGCAGACATGGCGAGGATAGTAGTAACGCCAGCAAAGAGGAGGTTACCGGAAGTAGGAAGAGCTTTGAGGTGAAGGATCCAAGGTCTGAGAGCAGCAGGGGTTTTCGGTCACTGCCATCATCACCTTCAATGATACTGGGAATGAGAAGGGGTGTGGACTGCATAGGGAGGAAGCCTCAGGTGATGGGTGATGATAACAATGGCAACGAGAGTGTTGTATCCACAAACAGCAGCAAGTTCATCAAGTCCTGCAGCAGAGCAATCAAGAGAGCCATGAACATATAA
- the LOC103990288 gene encoding uncharacterized protein LOC103990288: protein MTLDDDKSIYVGGLPYDCTQEDLRRAFDLYGAIVDVKIINDRQVGGKCYGFVTFRNPRSAVDAIMDMNGRKIGGRAVRVNEVHTRGGRPNFQRENFHRNADRDDDWERGRERERDHIQDRDHYLDRSNERFRDRDRQRERETDFERGHDFDRARAHSLDRDRDREDDDHERAWERNRDREADRDMDWNGDRDLEKNKDHDIDKELDKEQLPRQRHGGAGFSDRQSRDLSSNSSDDYRGQVKEQLELSIQRREELQKELTIVGEKVEEKQQLVSDLQKKSQKLEDALAAAKKLTSQRHSMLMQLRACFIRAQDFAERLKSSEQELQSLADAAMFEVDMGEDPGARDGPSYANGQIIGGKMLER from the exons ATGACGTTGGATGATGATAAATCCATCTACGTAGGGGGTCTCCCTTACGACTGCACCCAGGAGGACCTCCGCCGTGCGTTCGATCTCTACGGCGCCATCGTCGACGTCAAG ATAATAAATGATCGACAAGTTGGAGGGAAATGCTATGGGTTTGTCACATTTAGAAACCCTAGATCAGCTGTTGATGCTATTATGGACATGAATGGCAGG AAAATTGGAGGAAGAGCCGTAAGAGTTAATGAAGTTCATACAAGAGGTGGGAGGCCAAATTTTCAACGTGAAAATTTTCATCGAAATGCTGATAGAGATGATGATTGGGAGaggggcagggaaagagaaagggaTCATATACAGGACAGAGACCACTATCTAGATCGGAGCAATGAGCGGTTTCGAGATCGTGATAGGCAAAGAGAAAGAGAAACAGATTTTGAGCGTGGACATGACTTTGATCGAGCAAGAGCACATTCTTTggatcgagatcgagatcgagaaGATGATGATCATGAACGTGCATGGGAGCGTAATCGAGATCGGGAAGCGGACCGTGATATGGACTGGAACGGTGATAGAGATCTGGAGAAAAATAAAGATCATGACATAGACAAAGAACTAGATAAGGAGCAACTGCCAAGACAGCGACATGG CGGTGCTGGTTTCAGTGATCGCCAAAGCAGAGACTTATCATCAAATTCTAGCGATGATTATCGCGGCCAG GTGAAAGAGCAGTTGGAGCTATCCATTCAGAGACGCGAGGAGCTTCAAAAGGAG CTTACTATAGTCGGGGAGAAGGTTGAAGAGAAACAACAGCTTGTTTCAGATCTACAAAAGAAATCTCAG AAACTAGAGGATGCACTGGCGGCTGCCAAGAAGCTTACTTCTCAGCGGCACTCAATGCTGATGCAG CTGCGTGCTTGTTTTATTCGAGCCCAGGACTTTGCTGAAAGGCTCAAAAGCTCTGAGCAGGAACTCCAG TCTCTTGCCGATGCGGCGATGTTTGAAGTTGATATGGGTGAGGATCCTGGTGCAAGAGATGGACCGTCTTATGCTAATGGACAG